The Bacteroidia bacterium genome includes a region encoding these proteins:
- a CDS encoding SDR family oxidoreductase has translation MNILIFGANSDLGNQIAQIHASQGDNLFLTARTEVQLDRIKSDLEIRHKAEIQTFELDAIDFEQHPQLLDRIEISEMDRVYCVFGYLGEQEKAEKDFGESRQIIEVNYTGAVSLLNPIAEVFAQKGAGSIIGISSVAGERGRMSNYMYGSAKAAFTAYLDGMRNRLAHKGVHVMTVKPGFMRTKMTEGLPLAAPLTANPDKAAKIIVKAASKKKNTIYVLPIWRWVMLIIRNVPEFIFKKLKL, from the coding sequence ATGAATATTCTGATCTTCGGCGCAAATTCTGATTTGGGCAATCAAATAGCGCAAATACATGCTTCACAGGGAGACAATCTTTTCCTTACGGCACGCACAGAAGTCCAATTGGATCGGATCAAAAGTGATCTGGAGATTCGCCATAAAGCAGAAATTCAAACTTTTGAATTGGATGCGATCGATTTTGAACAACATCCCCAGCTGCTGGACAGAATTGAGATTTCAGAAATGGATAGGGTGTATTGTGTCTTTGGGTATTTGGGGGAGCAGGAAAAGGCAGAAAAAGATTTCGGGGAAAGTCGCCAGATCATCGAGGTCAATTATACAGGGGCTGTTTCTTTACTAAACCCCATTGCAGAAGTTTTCGCCCAAAAAGGAGCAGGTTCCATAATTGGCATCTCATCTGTTGCCGGAGAACGGGGTCGCATGAGCAATTATATGTATGGAAGTGCAAAGGCTGCCTTTACGGCCTATCTGGATGGTATGCGAAACAGGCTGGCTCACAAAGGTGTTCATGTTATGACTGTGAAACCGGGTTTTATGCGAACCAAAATGACGGAAGGCCTTCCTTTAGCTGCTCCACTTACGGCTAATCCTGATAAGGCGGCAAAAATCATTGTCAAAGCTGCCTCCAAAAAGAAGAATACGATCTATGTCCTCCCCATCTGGCGATGGGTCATGTTGATCATCCGCAATGTGCCGGAGTTTATTTTTAAGAAGTTGAAGTTGTAA
- a CDS encoding FAD-binding oxidoreductase, which yields MRKEELSNWGNYPKVKAELHFPESAEEVRQLLSSAQRLVPRGNGRSYGDSSLGKAILSSKRLDKFLAFDEKAGILHCEAGVLLSEILEVVVPSGFFLPVTPGTKFITVGGAIAADVHGKNHHVDACFSEHLLFIDVVVETGELIRCSKAEHSELFWETVGGMGNTGFILGASFRLKPVETAFIRQESLKAKNLEEVMAFFEESESWTYTVAWIDCLQKGKNQGRSLLLRGEHAKKEDLPAKWKEKPLTQPKKLQLNMPMQLPGFVLNTFSIKAFNFLYYHKQFSKSSKAIVPYEPFFYPLDFIHNWNRMYGKKGFTQYQFVLPKEKSREGLKEILDQIRISRQGSFLTVLKLFGKSNPLAPHTFPQEGYTLAMDFPIRKGLPDLLKKLDEIVLKFEGRLYLAKDAFMSKAMYEHTYPEFPKPSIFSSDQQIRLST from the coding sequence ATGCGAAAAGAGGAACTGAGCAATTGGGGAAATTATCCGAAAGTGAAGGCAGAACTTCACTTTCCGGAAAGTGCGGAAGAAGTGCGGCAATTGCTGAGTTCGGCCCAGCGCCTGGTTCCCCGGGGAAATGGAAGAAGTTATGGCGATAGTTCATTGGGAAAAGCCATTCTTTCCAGCAAAAGACTCGACAAATTTCTGGCCTTTGATGAAAAAGCAGGTATCCTCCATTGCGAAGCAGGAGTCTTGCTTTCTGAAATTCTGGAAGTTGTAGTTCCCTCCGGATTCTTTCTGCCCGTTACTCCCGGCACCAAATTCATCACTGTTGGCGGAGCCATAGCTGCCGATGTGCATGGAAAGAATCATCATGTCGATGCATGTTTCTCCGAACACCTCCTTTTTATTGATGTAGTTGTTGAAACAGGAGAATTGATCCGATGCAGTAAAGCGGAGCATTCTGAATTATTTTGGGAGACAGTTGGGGGCATGGGAAATACGGGATTTATTCTCGGGGCAAGTTTTCGTCTAAAGCCCGTAGAGACTGCTTTCATTCGCCAGGAATCCCTCAAAGCTAAAAATCTTGAAGAGGTCATGGCATTTTTTGAGGAATCCGAATCATGGACCTATACAGTCGCCTGGATCGATTGCCTCCAAAAAGGCAAGAATCAGGGCCGAAGCCTGCTTTTAAGAGGAGAACATGCCAAAAAGGAGGATTTACCCGCAAAATGGAAAGAGAAGCCCCTGACACAGCCTAAAAAGCTGCAATTGAATATGCCCATGCAATTGCCAGGCTTTGTTTTGAATACCTTTAGCATAAAAGCCTTCAATTTCCTCTACTACCATAAGCAGTTCTCCAAAAGCAGCAAAGCCATTGTTCCCTATGAACCTTTTTTCTATCCCCTCGATTTCATCCACAACTGGAATCGCATGTATGGCAAAAAAGGCTTTACTCAATATCAATTTGTACTCCCCAAGGAAAAAAGCAGGGAAGGCCTCAAAGAGATCCTGGACCAAATCCGGATTAGTAGACAGGGTTCCTTCCTGACCGTTCTCAAACTCTTTGGCAAATCCAATCCACTGGCCCCCCATACTTTTCCTCAGGAGGGCTATACCTTGGCGATGGATTTTCCCATTCGAAAAGGACTTCCAGACTTATTGAAGAAACTGGATGAAATCGTCCTCAAATTTGAAGGGAGGCTCTACCTGGCCAAAGATGCCTTTATGTCAAAAGCCATGTACGAACATACCTATCCAGAATTTCCCAAACCTTCCATTTTTAGTTCCGACCAACAAATTCGCCTCAGCACATGA
- a CDS encoding LUD domain-containing protein: MKEMKADILHRIKQNKANPKPLPDYAAFGYDFDPREKFTEVMEAVGGKVLHQKGKINAAQLANLFGEGISIYSGVEDFSSTLDVSSLSPKDLPPIEVVILPVQLAVAENGACYLDESVLPHRVLPFICQHLIFVLEAKSIVGNMHEALEKIDLSQQGFSVFIAGPSKTADIEQALVIGAQGARSLTVFIRQ, from the coding sequence ATGAAGGAAATGAAAGCTGATATCCTGCATCGCATAAAACAAAATAAAGCGAATCCGAAACCTCTTCCGGATTATGCTGCGTTCGGCTATGATTTTGATCCCCGGGAAAAGTTTACAGAAGTCATGGAAGCAGTTGGGGGGAAAGTTCTTCATCAGAAGGGCAAGATTAATGCAGCTCAGCTGGCGAATCTATTTGGGGAGGGAATAAGTATCTACTCAGGGGTGGAAGACTTCAGCTCTACGCTTGATGTATCGAGCCTTTCCCCTAAAGATCTACCTCCCATAGAAGTCGTCATACTTCCCGTTCAATTGGCTGTTGCAGAAAATGGGGCATGCTATCTGGACGAAAGCGTATTGCCACATCGAGTCCTCCCTTTCATCTGTCAACATCTGATTTTTGTCCTGGAAGCAAAGTCGATTGTAGGCAATATGCATGAAGCTTTGGAAAAAATTGACTTGAGTCAGCAGGGCTTTTCTGTCTTCATAGCAGGCCCTTCCAAAACAGCTGATATAGAACAGGCCTTGGTTATTGGGGCTCAGGGAGCAAGAAGTTTGACCGTTTTTATCCGACAATAA
- a CDS encoding lactate utilization protein B, with translation MSKHPQKAADFIANEARTDWHDQSLWVVREKRDKLAKGIAEWEELRELASQIKDHTLSHLDHYLEEFEKNALANGVQVHWAKDAETHNHIVHDILQKQKVRRLVKSKSMLTEECGLNPFLEKQGIEIIDTDLGERIIQLKDEPPSHIVMPAIHLKKEEIGELFHEKLQTEKGATDPQYLTEAARQHLRSHFLQADAALSGVNFAVAETGGVTVCTNEGNADMGIHLAPVQIHCMGLEKVIPRQKDLGVFTRLLARSATGQPITIYTSHHLKPKPGGEMHIVIVDNGRSEQLGREDFRNSLKCIRCGACMNTCPIYRRSGGHSYDYTVPGPIGSILTPGKDLKKYSDLPFASTLCGSCTDVCPVKIDIHQQLYKWRQIIAEEGHLPKAKAREMSMAAKVLSSPKAYRRATKWMRRLMRFLPRPLLYLNRNVWGKQRELPQVPRQTFKDWYKHEGNES, from the coding sequence ATGAGTAAGCATCCCCAAAAAGCAGCTGATTTTATAGCAAATGAAGCCCGAACCGATTGGCATGATCAATCTTTGTGGGTGGTCAGGGAGAAGCGGGATAAACTGGCCAAAGGCATAGCAGAATGGGAAGAACTCAGAGAACTGGCCTCACAGATCAAGGATCACACCCTTTCACATTTGGACCACTACCTAGAAGAATTTGAGAAAAATGCCTTGGCAAATGGGGTGCAGGTTCATTGGGCGAAAGATGCAGAGACCCACAATCACATCGTCCATGACATTCTCCAAAAACAAAAAGTCCGAAGGCTGGTGAAAAGTAAATCCATGCTTACGGAGGAGTGTGGATTAAATCCCTTTCTGGAAAAACAGGGCATCGAAATCATTGATACAGATTTGGGCGAAAGGATCATTCAGTTGAAAGACGAACCTCCCAGCCATATCGTGATGCCGGCCATTCATTTAAAGAAAGAAGAGATAGGCGAACTTTTCCACGAAAAACTCCAGACGGAAAAAGGAGCTACCGATCCCCAATACCTTACCGAAGCTGCACGGCAACACTTAAGAAGTCATTTTCTTCAGGCTGATGCAGCACTTAGCGGTGTTAACTTTGCTGTCGCTGAAACAGGCGGGGTCACAGTCTGTACAAATGAAGGGAATGCGGACATGGGCATTCACCTGGCTCCTGTACAAATTCATTGCATGGGATTGGAAAAAGTTATTCCCCGACAAAAAGATTTAGGGGTTTTCACCCGATTGCTCGCAAGAAGTGCCACCGGTCAGCCCATCACCATCTATACCTCCCATCATCTCAAACCCAAGCCAGGAGGAGAGATGCACATTGTTATCGTGGACAATGGCAGGAGTGAACAACTTGGTAGAGAAGATTTTCGCAATTCTCTCAAATGCATACGCTGTGGAGCCTGCATGAATACCTGCCCGATTTACAGACGCAGTGGTGGACACTCGTATGACTATACGGTTCCCGGCCCTATCGGATCGATCCTCACACCCGGTAAAGACCTGAAGAAATATTCAGATTTACCCTTTGCCTCAACGCTCTGCGGTTCCTGTACCGATGTCTGTCCGGTCAAGATCGACATTCACCAACAACTCTATAAATGGCGGCAGATCATTGCAGAAGAAGGACATTTGCCAAAAGCCAAAGCAAGGGAAATGAGCATGGCGGCAAAAGTCCTCTCAAGTCCCAAGGCATATAGAAGAGCAACTAAATGGATGCGAAGACTCATGCGTTTTCTCCCCCGTCCCCTACTCTACCTGAACCGAAATGTTTGGGGAAAACAAAGAGAATTGCCCCAAGTACCCAGACAGACATTTAAGGATTGGTATAAACATGAAGGAAATGAAAGCTGA
- a CDS encoding (Fe-S)-binding protein, with protein MNIGLFIPCYVDQFYPQVGIASLELLQNLGCKVHYPMQQSCCGQPMANAGFEKDAIPTYEHFVRTFSSYDYIVAPSGSCTYHVRKHYDLLPQSQEVMHVRERSLDLAEFLVDVMKLDKIESRFPHKVGLHQSCHGLRGLRLASGSERVQSSFSKIRDVLNLVDEIEFVELDRQDECCGFGGTFAVNEEAISVKMGKDRIQDHKSKGAEVIVAGDMSCLMHLEGIMRRNKENIPVRHFVEILNGTQL; from the coding sequence ATGAATATTGGCCTTTTCATTCCCTGCTATGTGGATCAGTTTTATCCGCAAGTAGGTATCGCTAGTTTGGAACTCCTGCAGAATTTGGGCTGTAAGGTCCACTACCCTATGCAGCAAAGCTGTTGCGGACAACCCATGGCCAATGCTGGATTCGAGAAAGACGCGATTCCGACTTATGAGCATTTCGTCAGGACTTTTTCCTCTTACGATTACATTGTCGCTCCCTCCGGAAGCTGTACCTACCATGTCCGCAAACACTACGACCTGCTTCCTCAAAGCCAGGAAGTAATGCATGTTCGTGAAAGAAGCCTGGATCTGGCAGAGTTTCTTGTGGATGTAATGAAGCTTGACAAAATAGAAAGCCGTTTCCCTCATAAAGTAGGTCTTCACCAATCCTGTCATGGCCTAAGAGGGCTGAGACTGGCAAGTGGAAGCGAAAGGGTTCAAAGCAGTTTTTCTAAAATCAGAGATGTCTTGAATTTGGTAGATGAAATTGAATTTGTGGAATTGGATCGGCAGGATGAATGTTGTGGCTTTGGGGGAACTTTTGCAGTCAATGAGGAAGCCATCTCTGTAAAGATGGGCAAAGATCGAATTCAGGACCATAAAAGTAAGGGAGCAGAGGTTATCGTTGCGGGAGATATGTCCTGTCTCATGCATTTGGAGGGAATTATGCGCAGAAATAAAGAAAACATTCCCGTTCGGCATTTTGTAGAAATCCTAAATGGCACCCAGCTATGA
- a CDS encoding multidrug effflux MFS transporter, producing the protein MEINSAQRVQVPDNFLLFVSMLAAVGPFAMQVYVPAIPGMVEEFDSDINVLNSTISSFMLGNAFGQLIGGPISDQLGRKRIAMVGLTIFILSTLAIIFTPSIEFLLTARIFQALGGGLASVICMASVRDVFPPLEAGRKYAMVLIVMLIAPMLSPFIGSYLMDFGWRSIFWATFVFAGIVMAWHTFRIPETKVVENPQLNMQEIFEQFGRVFKLKVGNLRPILYSLSIGFSTGVVMIFVTQSAFVYMEYFDIGPKIFPFYLAANSLGLMGATFYSNQRQTVIHPHYLFKRGGWIQFTSIVFLLLYFLFFDAELWIAAILFAITQASMGLCYPNGVAVFISHYENLAGSATSINLLFVYGAGSILGTIPAFFFNGSLIPVIGVMLASSLACVLIASLIPEPDLKGSSLKKL; encoded by the coding sequence ATGGAGATTAATTCCGCTCAAAGGGTTCAGGTCCCTGACAATTTTTTGCTGTTTGTGTCTATGCTGGCAGCTGTCGGGCCTTTTGCCATGCAAGTCTACGTACCTGCGATTCCCGGGATGGTGGAAGAATTTGATAGTGATATCAATGTGCTCAATTCAACCATCAGCAGCTTCATGTTGGGCAATGCTTTCGGTCAACTAATTGGAGGTCCGATTTCCGATCAATTGGGGAGAAAGCGTATTGCTATGGTCGGGCTTACAATTTTTATCCTGTCTACCCTGGCCATCATTTTCACCCCCAGCATCGAATTCCTTCTGACTGCACGCATTTTTCAGGCATTAGGGGGTGGCTTGGCTTCTGTGATCTGCATGGCCTCCGTCAGAGATGTGTTTCCTCCTTTAGAAGCCGGGCGAAAATATGCCATGGTACTCATCGTTATGCTGATCGCTCCCATGCTTTCGCCTTTCATTGGGTCCTACCTCATGGATTTTGGATGGCGCTCCATCTTCTGGGCGACTTTTGTATTTGCAGGAATTGTGATGGCATGGCACACTTTTCGAATTCCTGAGACAAAGGTGGTCGAAAATCCCCAGCTCAATATGCAGGAGATTTTTGAACAATTCGGCCGGGTTTTCAAACTAAAAGTAGGCAACTTAAGGCCTATCCTTTATTCTCTTTCCATAGGATTCTCAACCGGAGTAGTCATGATCTTCGTTACACAATCAGCTTTTGTGTACATGGAATACTTTGACATAGGCCCCAAAATTTTTCCCTTTTACCTCGCTGCAAATTCCCTGGGCCTGATGGGTGCGACTTTTTACTCAAATCAAAGGCAAACCGTAATACATCCTCATTATTTGTTTAAAAGAGGAGGATGGATTCAATTTACCAGCATCGTATTCCTCCTACTCTATTTTCTCTTTTTCGATGCGGAACTCTGGATAGCTGCCATTCTGTTCGCCATTACCCAGGCGAGCATGGGCCTTTGTTATCCCAATGGAGTTGCAGTCTTTATCAGTCATTATGAAAATTTGGCTGGAAGTGCTACTTCCATAAACCTGCTCTTTGTATATGGGGCAGGTAGTATACTCGGAACCATACCTGCCTTCTTCTTCAATGGAAGCCTGATTCCGGTAATTGGAGTTATGCTGGCAAGTTCATTGGCCTGTGTGCTCATCGCAAGTCTTATTCCCGAACCAGATCTCAAGGGTAGCTCCTTAAAAAAGCTTTAG
- a CDS encoding nuclear transport factor 2 family protein, which translates to MTASSNLLSTQAAYQGFAEGNLEPIFSILDEQTIWNSHSSEDSPMKGIYKGPQGVQEYFGNLPKIELERFELVSLAEKDHVVFVLLDTKRRIKSSGKTTEGYSTHVLQFEEGKLKRMDLYEPLN; encoded by the coding sequence ATGACAGCTAGCAGCAATTTATTAAGTACTCAAGCCGCCTATCAAGGCTTTGCTGAAGGAAATCTGGAACCCATATTTTCTATACTGGATGAACAAACGATTTGGAATAGCCACAGTTCAGAAGATTCACCTATGAAAGGTATCTATAAAGGTCCGCAGGGGGTTCAGGAATACTTTGGCAATTTACCCAAGATCGAGCTTGAAAGATTTGAGCTTGTATCCCTGGCAGAAAAAGACCATGTCGTCTTCGTTCTACTCGATACCAAAAGACGGATCAAATCTTCGGGCAAAACGACAGAAGGTTACAGTACCCATGTGCTGCAGTTTGAAGAGGGAAAATTGAAACGCATGGATTTGTATGAACCCTTGAATTAA
- a CDS encoding thrombospondin type 3 repeat-containing protein codes for MMHSLSTSIFRSFFIGLIIMYTALPSFGQDCSNDTEPPVIVCQDLEFMLPLSGNRLISYTDVSSSITDNCGINASSIFVIPNNFSGPTTTDVTVYASDLSGNQGSCVANVTVLGRPTTLTNNGVFAAAENETINLQATLIDDVTGGPAPGVFIRFTIGTQEKFAQTGPNGIATAQMVLNQPAGSYTLSAETNGGAVIFLNSSDSDPFTIGSTDSDGDGVADDVDNCPDLANADQANFDGDFYGDACDPDDDNDGVADEDDAFPFDQSESRDTDGDGIGDNADTDDDNDGQSDADEANCGSDPKDASSSSPDNDGDGSPDCVDPDDDNDGINDDVDNCPSTANADQADSDGDGVGDACDNCPTFANPSQADADGDGKGDTCDPCGNDPLEADDNGNGIPDCQECGNGRGAAKVTVTLVKGDACTGKEQEKCISVNALDAWLAAHNGSGGNTSAYEGPARRALCANANRIAVSAASMNFYPNPASDRAIISFELAESAQVSIQILDSRGIFIKQLMEGEAQAGKHELKVNTLYLAQGMYFYQLRIDGEVLSRPFIVRR; via the coding sequence ATGATGCATTCACTTTCTACTTCGATCTTTCGCTCATTTTTTATAGGCTTGATTATCATGTATACCGCTCTGCCTTCTTTTGGGCAAGACTGTAGCAATGATACCGAGCCCCCTGTTATTGTTTGCCAGGACCTTGAATTTATGCTTCCGCTTAGTGGAAACCGTCTAATTAGCTATACTGACGTAAGCAGCTCCATCACGGATAATTGTGGCATAAATGCTAGTTCTATCTTTGTTATCCCTAATAATTTTTCCGGACCCACTACTACAGATGTAACTGTCTATGCTTCAGATTTGAGTGGCAATCAAGGCAGCTGCGTAGCCAATGTTACGGTGCTTGGAAGACCGACTACTCTCACCAATAATGGGGTATTTGCAGCGGCTGAAAATGAAACGATAAACCTACAAGCTACCTTAATCGATGATGTAACGGGAGGTCCAGCCCCTGGCGTCTTTATTCGTTTTACTATAGGTACGCAAGAGAAATTTGCCCAAACAGGTCCTAATGGAATAGCTACTGCCCAAATGGTTTTAAACCAACCAGCAGGATCCTATACGCTTTCAGCTGAAACTAACGGTGGCGCAGTTATATTTTTGAATTCTTCAGATTCAGATCCCTTTACCATAGGCTCCACAGATAGCGATGGAGACGGAGTTGCTGATGATGTGGACAATTGCCCGGATTTGGCCAATGCAGATCAGGCTAATTTCGATGGGGATTTTTACGGAGATGCCTGTGATCCGGATGATGACAATGACGGTGTGGCAGATGAAGATGATGCCTTCCCTTTTGATCAGTCAGAAAGCCGGGACACAGATGGAGATGGAATTGGCGACAATGCCGATACAGACGATGATAATGATGGACAAAGTGATGCCGACGAAGCCAATTGCGGATCCGATCCTAAAGATGCTTCAAGCAGCTCTCCCGACAATGATGGAGACGGAAGCCCTGACTGCGTGGATCCGGACGATGACAATGATGGAATAAACGATGATGTAGATAATTGCCCTTCAACTGCAAATGCCGATCAGGCCGATTCAGACGGAGACGGTGTAGGGGATGCTTGTGACAATTGTCCGACTTTTGCCAACCCCAGTCAGGCAGATGCGGATGGCGATGGCAAAGGAGATACCTGCGATCCTTGTGGAAACGATCCGCTTGAAGCGGACGACAATGGAAACGGGATTCCTGATTGCCAGGAATGTGGAAACGGCAGAGGAGCGGCCAAAGTAACAGTTACCCTCGTAAAAGGAGATGCTTGTACAGGCAAGGAGCAAGAGAAATGCATCTCAGTAAATGCGCTGGATGCCTGGTTGGCAGCACATAATGGATCAGGAGGAAACACCTCCGCATATGAAGGCCCCGCCCGACGAGCTTTATGCGCAAATGCAAATCGGATAGCAGTATCCGCTGCTTCCATGAACTTCTACCCCAATCCTGCTTCTGATCGAGCGATTATTTCCTTTGAACTAGCCGAATCTGCACAGGTAAGTATCCAAATTCTGGACTCAAGAGGAATTTTCATCAAGCAATTGATGGAGGGAGAAGCACAGGCAGGCAAACACGAACTCAAAGTCAATACACTGTATTTAGCACAAGGCATGTATTTCTATCAATTGCGAATTGATGGTGAAGTCCTGAGCCGCCCATTTATCGTCAGACGATAA
- a CDS encoding response regulator, which yields MEQIKLLIVEDEPIIAADLKRAMKKMGYAVMETLESGEEALEFIKETPPDLVLMDIQLEGDLDGIDTAHEISKIHPLPIIYLTSNTDPRTFNRAKLTQPFGFLSKPFRLTDIKHSIDLAFQDQEEEPVESGEKESRSYQMNDRIFVRSREHLVKIKLEDILYVEADSCYCNIYTKEEKHVIVSTLKKFEASVIFPSFVRVHRSYLINVQHVDKIGDSYVMFGEQMVPVSKNHKEDFLAMIPRF from the coding sequence ATGGAACAGATAAAGCTTTTGATTGTAGAGGATGAACCCATCATTGCAGCCGATTTGAAACGGGCGATGAAAAAGATGGGCTATGCAGTTATGGAAACGCTTGAATCGGGCGAAGAAGCATTAGAATTTATAAAAGAGACGCCTCCTGATCTGGTCTTGATGGATATACAATTAGAGGGTGATTTGGATGGGATAGATACTGCACACGAAATCAGCAAAATCCATCCTTTACCCATCATTTACCTCACCTCAAATACCGATCCGCGCACCTTTAACCGAGCCAAACTCACCCAACCCTTTGGATTTCTATCCAAACCTTTTCGCCTGACAGATATCAAACACAGCATAGACCTGGCTTTTCAGGATCAGGAAGAAGAGCCGGTAGAAAGTGGGGAAAAGGAAAGTCGCTCCTACCAGATGAATGATCGAATCTTTGTTCGATCAAGAGAGCATTTGGTTAAGATTAAACTAGAAGATATTCTCTATGTAGAAGCAGATAGTTGTTATTGCAACATCTACACGAAGGAAGAAAAGCATGTCATTGTAAGCACGCTCAAGAAATTTGAAGCCTCTGTCATCTTTCCCTCTTTCGTACGGGTCCACAGATCCTACCTGATCAATGTCCAGCATGTGGATAAAATCGGTGATTCCTATGTGATGTTTGGCGAACAAATGGTTCCGGTAAGCAAAAACCATAAAGAAGACTTTCTGGCCATGATTCCTCGCTTTTGA
- a CDS encoding histidine kinase dimerization/phosphoacceptor domain -containing protein, protein MHEYSVFPMIYRYFLLIFFSISCSALYGAEAVLADFERVWRSDFPSSKKVRLIDSLAQNAYPFNNPLPFEQLHKALALANQIKDEAAIADVQLTLGAHYSNIDLQDSSDIYLQAALESQIKLGNEAQIARSYKELSWLYLYIPDYDKALAYGYEALDLFEEMDNGLEAAIVKSRIGEIFETLGRYEDAYPLLLEAEEVLKESTSYRSMGYNYLRLARYYWHKKDTLQTEISYSAYVLAGEKRGRKSYLGSAYHRLGGFYHDIGDYEKAEQNYNKALAANKGSGYILIDLMAKFKLGGLFVDQRRFEEAISVLEQTISETEELAKNEGAVLAVDFERIYDVMAKAYEGMGAYEEAYAYQSRHKAVSDSLFTAEANRTIIEMQTKYETEKKEAELEQKEQQLFYLLAFLAVLSLMGVALLRAYAGKRKQNQLLKKRNEEKEFLIKEIHHRVKNNLQVLSSLLSLQSDYIADPAALDAVLEGRNRVQSMGLIHQKLYMGDDLAAVEMRNYVEEVAMHLLDSFSLRERVKISYDIEVPPMDVDTAIPLGLIINELLTNSLKYAFSDGREGNIMIQLSLNPEKQLVLEVADDGVGEKAIPQNGQSTSFGTDLIKILSKKLKGKITVANGRGYSTRIVCAKYKLHI, encoded by the coding sequence ATGCATGAATATTCTGTCTTTCCCATGATCTATCGATATTTCCTCCTCATTTTTTTCAGCATAAGTTGCTCGGCCTTATATGGAGCGGAAGCTGTCTTAGCGGATTTTGAGAGAGTATGGCGAAGTGATTTTCCTTCGAGCAAAAAAGTCCGTTTGATTGATAGCCTGGCTCAGAATGCCTATCCTTTCAACAATCCTTTGCCTTTCGAACAATTGCATAAAGCCTTGGCCCTGGCGAATCAGATAAAAGATGAAGCAGCCATTGCAGACGTACAGCTAACCCTGGGAGCACATTACAGCAACATTGATTTGCAGGATTCTTCAGATATATACTTGCAAGCTGCCCTGGAATCGCAGATCAAATTGGGGAATGAGGCCCAGATAGCCAGGTCTTACAAAGAATTGAGTTGGTTATACCTCTACATCCCGGATTATGACAAAGCCCTGGCCTATGGCTACGAAGCCCTGGACCTTTTTGAAGAGATGGACAATGGATTGGAAGCGGCGATTGTTAAAAGCAGAATAGGGGAGATTTTTGAGACCCTGGGGCGATACGAGGATGCTTACCCTTTACTTCTGGAAGCAGAAGAAGTATTGAAAGAGTCAACAAGCTACAGATCGATGGGCTACAACTACCTCCGACTCGCCCGTTATTACTGGCACAAGAAAGATACCTTACAAACCGAGATTTCCTATTCAGCCTATGTACTTGCTGGAGAAAAAAGAGGGCGGAAATCCTACCTTGGATCAGCCTACCACCGACTTGGAGGCTTTTATCATGATATCGGTGACTATGAAAAGGCTGAGCAAAATTACAACAAAGCCTTAGCGGCAAATAAGGGAAGTGGATACATCCTGATTGACCTCATGGCTAAATTTAAATTGGGGGGACTCTTTGTGGACCAGCGAAGATTTGAGGAAGCGATCTCTGTATTGGAACAAACCATAAGTGAAACTGAAGAGCTGGCAAAAAATGAAGGAGCAGTACTGGCGGTGGATTTTGAGCGAATCTATGACGTAATGGCAAAAGCCTATGAAGGCATGGGGGCATATGAAGAAGCATATGCCTACCAATCCCGGCATAAAGCTGTTTCTGACAGCCTGTTTACCGCAGAAGCCAACCGAACCATCATCGAAATGCAGACCAAATATGAGACGGAGAAGAAGGAAGCAGAATTAGAGCAGAAAGAGCAGCAATTATTTTATCTTCTGGCTTTTTTGGCTGTTTTGTCTTTGATGGGAGTAGCTTTATTGCGAGCCTATGCGGGTAAAAGGAAGCAAAACCAACTCCTGAAGAAAAGAAATGAAGAAAAAGAATTCCTGATCAAAGAGATCCATCATCGCGTAAAGAACAATTTGCAGGTTTTGTCCAGCTTGCTCAGTTTGCAGTCTGATTATATCGCTGATCCCGCCGCATTGGATGCTGTTCTGGAAGGCCGAAATCGCGTCCAGTCTATGGGCCTCATTCACCAGAAATTGTACATGGGCGATGATTTGGCTGCTGTTGAAATGAGGAATTATGTCGAAGAGGTGGCCATGCATCTCCTGGATTCATTTTCCCTGAGGGAAAGGGTTAAGATAAGTTATGATATAGAAGTACCCCCTATGGATGTTGATACCGCCATTCCTCTGGGCCTGATCATCAATGAACTACTCACCAATTCTCTGAAATACGCATTTTCTGACGGAAGAGAAGGGAATATCATGATCCAACTTTCGCTTAATCCTGAAAAGCAATTGGTTCTGGAAGTCGCTGATGATGGGGTAGGGGAGAAAGCCATTCCCCAAAATGGCCAGTCTACTTCATTTGGGACAGACCTCATTAAGATTCTTTCCAAAAAACTTAAAGGGAAAATTACGGTGGCCAATGGCAGGGGCTATAGTACGCGCATTGTCTGCGCCAAATACAAATTACACATATAA